A single region of the Paraburkholderia sprentiae WSM5005 genome encodes:
- the xdhA gene encoding xanthine dehydrogenase small subunit: MTEPIRFYHRSAIREIQHAPVTRTVLQYLREDAHCTGTKEGCAEGDCGACTVVIGERNAAGGVDFKAVNACIQFVPTLDGRALFTVEDLRQPDGSLHPVQQAMVDCHGSQCGFCTPGFIMSMWALYEKHGHEHGCANRTVPSREAIGNALTGNLCRCTGYRPIVDAAERMFEAPAPQAPVDVKALADTLATLERRDTFEYEHAGQRFAAPRTVAALARIKAEEPAARLLAGSTDIGLWVTKQMRELGNLVYVGQIAELQKLDTNDDWIEIGAGVSVEKAYAEISKQYPELTEMWQRFASLPIRNAGTLGGNIANGSPIGDSMPGLIALGARVIVRGGDVEREMPLEDLYLAYQKTDMAEHEFVVGLKVPTRRGARVNLRFRTYKLSKRFDSDISAVCAAFSFIADGGAIREPRIAFGGMAATPKRARHAEAVLRDADWHEATAQAAMLALGNDYAPLTDMRASSDYRLEAAKNTLYRFWLETRAQQPLPKSALDVRAVAPAGASA; encoded by the coding sequence ATGACCGAGCCGATTCGTTTCTATCACCGCAGCGCGATCCGCGAAATCCAGCACGCGCCCGTCACCCGGACGGTGCTGCAGTATCTGCGCGAGGACGCGCACTGCACCGGCACCAAGGAAGGCTGCGCGGAGGGCGACTGCGGCGCCTGTACGGTCGTGATCGGTGAGCGCAACGCGGCGGGCGGCGTCGACTTCAAGGCGGTCAACGCCTGCATTCAGTTCGTGCCGACACTCGACGGCCGCGCGCTCTTCACGGTCGAAGACCTGCGCCAACCGGACGGCTCGCTGCATCCGGTGCAGCAGGCGATGGTGGACTGCCACGGCTCCCAATGCGGCTTCTGCACGCCGGGCTTCATCATGTCGATGTGGGCGCTCTACGAGAAGCACGGCCACGAGCATGGCTGCGCGAACCGCACGGTGCCGTCGCGCGAAGCGATCGGCAATGCGCTGACCGGCAACCTGTGCCGCTGCACCGGCTACCGGCCGATCGTCGACGCGGCCGAGCGCATGTTCGAGGCGCCCGCGCCGCAGGCGCCGGTCGACGTCAAGGCGCTCGCCGACACGCTCGCGACGCTCGAACGGCGCGACACCTTTGAGTATGAGCACGCGGGCCAGCGCTTCGCCGCGCCGCGCACGGTCGCGGCGCTCGCGCGGATCAAGGCGGAAGAACCGGCCGCGCGCCTGCTCGCGGGCAGCACCGACATCGGCCTGTGGGTCACGAAGCAGATGCGCGAGCTCGGCAACCTCGTCTATGTTGGGCAGATTGCCGAGTTGCAAAAGCTTGACACCAATGACGACTGGATCGAGATCGGCGCGGGCGTCAGCGTCGAAAAAGCGTATGCCGAAATCTCGAAGCAGTACCCGGAGCTGACCGAAATGTGGCAGCGCTTCGCTTCGCTGCCGATCCGCAACGCCGGCACGCTCGGCGGCAACATCGCGAACGGCTCGCCGATCGGCGATTCGATGCCGGGGTTGATCGCGCTCGGCGCGCGCGTGATCGTGCGTGGCGGCGATGTCGAGCGCGAGATGCCGCTCGAAGACCTCTACCTCGCGTATCAAAAGACGGACATGGCCGAGCACGAGTTCGTCGTCGGCCTGAAGGTGCCCACGCGCCGCGGTGCGCGCGTGAACCTGCGCTTTCGCACTTACAAGCTGTCGAAGCGCTTCGATTCGGATATCTCGGCCGTTTGCGCGGCGTTCTCGTTTATCGCCGACGGCGGCGCGATCCGCGAGCCGCGCATCGCGTTCGGCGGCATGGCCGCGACGCCGAAGCGCGCGCGCCATGCCGAAGCCGTACTGCGCGACGCGGACTGGCACGAAGCGACCGCACAGGCCGCGATGCTCGCGCTCGGCAACGACTACGCGCCGCTCACCGACATGCGCGCGAGCAGCGACTACCGCCTCGAAGCGGCGAAGAACACGCTGTACCGCTTCTGGCTCGAAACGCGCGCGCAGCAGCCGCTGCCGAAGAGCGCGCTCGACGTGCGCGCAGTCGCGCCGGCCGGCGCGAGCGCGTAA